In one window of Microplitis demolitor isolate Queensland-Clemson2020A chromosome 4, iyMicDemo2.1a, whole genome shotgun sequence DNA:
- the LOC103580850 gene encoding LDLR chaperone boca has translation MKVNIIIMIIYLLCVINVYCNEDKKSKSWKDKNIMDMTDADMERLFDQWEEDEEPLEPDELPEHLRPQPQIDISQIDASDPDSLLRMTKVGKSIMMFVDLKKDLTDNEADNIFRIWQGSLQNNHIIAERYPIEPKRAVFMFREGSQAVDAKNFLIDQPELEHVTLEGRIYNGKFSSEKNKKDKTEL, from the exons ATGAAggtcaatattattattatgattatatatttattatgtgtgataaatgtttattgtaatgaagataaaaaaagtaaatcatggaaagataaaaatattatggatATGACTGATGCTGACATGGAAAGATTATTTGATCAATGGGAG gAAGATGAGGAACCATTGGAACCAGATGAATTACCGGAACATTTGCGTCCGCAGCCACAGATTGATATATCTCag atCGACGCATCAGATCCAGACAGTTTATTACGTATGACTAAAGTTGGTAAAAGTATTATGATgtttgttgatttaaaaaaagatttaacaGACAATGAAGCCGATAATATTTTCCGTATTTGGCAGGGAAGTTTACAAAATAATCACATTATTGCtgaaag gtatCCTATAGAACCAAAACGTGCAGTTTTTATGTTCCGTGAAGGATCACAAGCCGTGGatgctaaaaatttcttaatagaCCAACCAGAACTAGAACATGTCACTCTAGAAGGTCGAATTTATAACGGAAAATTTTCATCTGAG aaaaataaaaaagataaaactgaa